Genomic DNA from Spiroplasma alleghenense:
TTTGTATTAAATTTAGAGAACAATTTGATGTTGTGATTTCAAGAGCGGTTAGCGAATTAAATGTACTTTTAGAATTGGGATCTCAACTTATCAAGATTTCTGGTAATTTTATTTGCTTGAAGGGTCCTAGAGCAGAAGAAGAAATTAAAAATTTAAATAATAAAGAAAAAGAATTAGGTTTACAATTCGAGTCAAAAGATTTACAAAATGATGATTATTTAGGAACAAGAATAAATTTGGTTTACAAAAAAATTAGTCACACCCCAAAAAATTATCCTCGTCAGTATGCTCAAATTAAAAAGAAACCGTTAGGAAAATAAGATATAATAAGTATGTTATGTAAGAGAGGATAAAATATGGGAAAGATAATTTCGGTTGCTAACCAAAAAGGTGGAGTGGGTAAAACTACTACATCAATTAGTCTTGCGTGTGGTCTAGCAATGCAGGGCAAAAAGGTCTTATTAATAGATTTAGACCCACAATTTAATGCTTCAACTGGAATAGGGGTTGATATTGATAATTCAACCAAAAGTATGTACAATGTTTTAATTGGCCAAGAAACCTTGGAAAATATTATAATTAAGAATCTTAAGCCGGGAGTGGATCTAGCACCCAGTTCAATAGATTTGGCTGCAGCAGATCTTTACCTTTTAGAGCAAAAGGATAATAATCAAAATATTTTAAAAAAACAATTGGAAAATATTAAAGATAATTATGATTTCATAATTATTGATTGCCCACCAAGTTTGGGTTTAATAAATAGAAACGGTCTTTCAAGTAGTGACTCTGTTTTAATTCCAATTCAAGCCGAACATTATGCCATGCATGGTGTGGCCCAGCTTTTAAGAACAATAAAAAAAGTAAAAGAAACAATAAACCCTAGATTAACAATTGAGGGAGTTTTAGTGACGATGTTCGATTCTCGTACTAGACTGGCACATGATATTTTAGAAGAAGTTAGAAAAACTTTCGATACAAAAGTATATAGTTCATATATTCCAAGAAATATCAGAATCTCAGAGTCTTCCCTAGAAGGTAAATCAATTTTCGAACACGATCCAAAAGGTCCTGGGGCATTAGCCTACGGCGACTTTGTCAGAGAGGTAATAGAACAAAATGGCAAATAAGAAATATAAATTTAAAGGATTGGATGAAATTTTTGGCGAAAGTGTTAGTGACATGGTTAACAATATTGAGGGAAATCCCAATAATACAACTGTACCTAAGACAAAAGTTTTACTAGATAATTTAAAAGTAAACCCCTTT
This window encodes:
- a CDS encoding ParA family protein, producing MGKIISVANQKGGVGKTTTSISLACGLAMQGKKVLLIDLDPQFNASTGIGVDIDNSTKSMYNVLIGQETLENIIIKNLKPGVDLAPSSIDLAAADLYLLEQKDNNQNILKKQLENIKDNYDFIIIDCPPSLGLINRNGLSSSDSVLIPIQAEHYAMHGVAQLLRTIKKVKETINPRLTIEGVLVTMFDSRTRLAHDILEEVRKTFDTKVYSSYIPRNIRISESSLEGKSIFEHDPKGPGALAYGDFVREVIEQNGK